In a single window of the Oryctolagus cuniculus chromosome 2, mOryCun1.1, whole genome shotgun sequence genome:
- the NKX3-2 gene encoding homeobox protein Nkx-3.2: MAVRGANTLTPFSIQAILNKKEERGGLAPPEGRAAPGGTAVVVAAAPAVCCWRLFGDTDAGALGGAEDSLLASPAGSRTAAGRTAESPGGWDSDSALSEENEGRRRCADAPGASGASRAGGTLGLGQPVCEMRAAKDLEEEAAGRSDSEMSASVSGDHSPRAEDDGVGPGVARVPELCSGAGGGGSGPPAGGVEEEEEPAAPKPRKKRSRAAFSHAQVFELERRFNHQRYLSGPERADLAASLKLTETQVKIWFQNRRYKTKRRQMAADLLASAPAAKKVAVKVLVRDDQRQYLPGEVLRPPSLLPLQPSYYYPYYCLPGWALSTCAAAAGTQ, encoded by the exons ATGGCTGTGCGCGGCGCCAACACCTTGACGCCCTTCTCCATCCAGGCGATCCTCAACAAGAAAGAGGAGCGTGGCGGGCTGGCCCCACCGGAGGGGCGCGCGGCGCCCGGGGGCACAGCGGTGGTGGTGGCCGCGGCGCCCGCTGTCTGCTGCTGGCGGCTCTTTGGGGATACGGACGCGGGTGCGCTGGGGGGCGCCGAGGACTCTCTGCTGGCGTCTCCTGCCGGGAGCAGAACAGCTGCGGGGCGGACTGCGGAGAGCCCGGGAGGCTGGGATTCGGACTCCGCGCTCAGCGAGGAGAACGAGGGCAGGCGGCGCTGCGCCGACGCGCCGGGGGCCAGCGGGGCCAGCCGCGCCGGGGGAACCCTGGGCCTCGGCCAGCCAGTCTGCGAGATGCGGGCCGCCAAGGACCTGGAGGAGGAAGCCGCGGGCCGGAGCGACAGCGAGATGTCGGCCAGCGTCTCAG GTGACCACAGCCCGAGGGCGGAGGACGACGGTGTTGGCCCAGGAGTAGCACGCGTGCCGGAGCTCTGCAGCGGAGCAGGCGGCGGGGGAAGCGGCCCGCCGGCGGGCggcgtggaggaggaggaggaacccgCGGCGCCCAAGCCGCGGAAGAAGCGCTCGAGGGCCGCCTTCTCCCACGCACAGGTGTTCGAGCTGGAGCGCCGTTTTAACCACCAGCGCTACCTGTCTGGGCCGGAGCGCGCCGACCTTGCCGCGTCGCTAAAGCTCACCGAGACGCAGGTGAAGATCTGGTTCCAGAACCGTCGCTATAAGACCAAGCGCCGGCAAATGGCTGCCGACCTGCTGGCCTCGGCGCCCGCCGCCAAGAAGGTGGCGGTCAAGGTGCTGGTACGCGACGACCAGAGACAGTACCTGCCCGGCGAGGTGCTGCGGCCACCCTCGCTTCTGCCACTGCAGCCCTCTTACTACTACCCTTACTACTGCCTCCCCGGCTGGGCGCTCTCCACGTGCGCAGCCGCTGCGGGCACTCAGTAA